The Dama dama isolate Ldn47 chromosome 23, ASM3311817v1, whole genome shotgun sequence genome contains a region encoding:
- the SPAG4 gene encoding sperm-associated antigen 4 protein isoform X1, producing the protein MPPPHVSKSFLSLLFQVLSVLLSLVGDVLVSVYREVCSIRFLLTAVSLLSLFLAALWWGLLYLAPPLENEPKEMLTLSEYHERVRSQGQQLQQLQAELVKLHTEMSSVRAANSERVAQLVFQRLSEDFVQKPDYALSSVGASIDLEKTSQDYEDANTAYFWNRFSFWNYARPPTVILEPDVFPGNCWAFEGDQGQVVIRLPGRVQLSDITLQHPPPTVAHTPGANSAPRDFAVYGLQVDDETEIFLGKFTFNVEKSEIQTFHLQNDPPAAFPKVKIQILSNWGHPRFTCLYRVRAHGIRTSEGAGDSATGDAH; encoded by the exons ATGCCTCCCCCGCACGTGTCCAAGAGCTTCCTGA GCCTACTCTTCCAGGTGCTGAGCGTGTTGTTATCCCTGGTAGGAGACGTGCTGGTCAGTGTGTACAG GGAGGTCTGTTCCATCCGCTTCCTGCTCACGGCTGTGTCACTACTGAGCCTCTTTCTGGCAG CACTCTGGTGGGGGCTCCTGTACCTCGCCCCTCCTTTGGAAAAT GAACCTAAGGAGATGCTGACTCTAAG CGAATACCACGAGCGCGTGCGCTCCCAggggcagcagctgcagcagctccagGCTGAACTGGTTAAACTCCACACGGAGATGTCCAGCGTTCGCGCCGCCAACAGCGAG AGAGTGGCCCAACTCGTATTCCAGAGGCTGAGCGAGGACTTTGTGCAGAAACCCGACTATGCGCTGAGTTCTGTCG GAGCCTCCATCGACCTAGAGAAGACATCCCAGGACTATGAGGATGCGAACACTGCCTACTTCTGGAATCGCTTCAGCTTCTGGAACTACGCGCGACCGCCCACGGTTATCCTGGAG CCAGATGTGTTCCCTGGAAACTGCTGGGCTTTTGAGGGTGACCAGGGCCAGGTGGTGATCCGGTTGCCGGGTCGTGTGCAGCTGAGCGACATCACTCTGCAGCATCCACCACCCACTGTGGCACACACCCCGGGGGCTAACAGCGCCCCACGTGACTTTGCAGTCTAT GGCCTCCAAGTTGATGACGAGACAGAGATCTTCTTGGGGAAATTTACCTTCAACGTGGAGAAATCTGAGATTCAGACTTTTCACCTACAG AATGACCCCCCAGCTGCCTTTCCCAAGGTGAAGATCCAGATTCTAAGCAACTGGGGCCACCCCCGTTTCACGTGCTTGTATCGAGTCCGAGCCCATGGTATTCGAACCTCAGAGGGGGCAGGGGACAGTGCCACAGGGGACGCCCATTAA
- the SPAG4 gene encoding sperm-associated antigen 4 protein isoform X2, with the protein MPPPHVSKSFLSLLFQVLSVLLSLVGDVLVSVYREVCSIRFLLTAVSLLSLFLAALWWGLLYLAPPLENEPKEMLTLSEYHERVRSQGQQLQQLQAELVKLHTEMSSVRAANSERVAQLVFQRLSEDFVQKPDYALSSVGASIDLEKTSQDYEDANTAYFWNRFSFWNYARPPTVILEGLQVDDETEIFLGKFTFNVEKSEIQTFHLQNDPPAAFPKVKIQILSNWGHPRFTCLYRVRAHGIRTSEGAGDSATGDAH; encoded by the exons ATGCCTCCCCCGCACGTGTCCAAGAGCTTCCTGA GCCTACTCTTCCAGGTGCTGAGCGTGTTGTTATCCCTGGTAGGAGACGTGCTGGTCAGTGTGTACAG GGAGGTCTGTTCCATCCGCTTCCTGCTCACGGCTGTGTCACTACTGAGCCTCTTTCTGGCAG CACTCTGGTGGGGGCTCCTGTACCTCGCCCCTCCTTTGGAAAAT GAACCTAAGGAGATGCTGACTCTAAG CGAATACCACGAGCGCGTGCGCTCCCAggggcagcagctgcagcagctccagGCTGAACTGGTTAAACTCCACACGGAGATGTCCAGCGTTCGCGCCGCCAACAGCGAG AGAGTGGCCCAACTCGTATTCCAGAGGCTGAGCGAGGACTTTGTGCAGAAACCCGACTATGCGCTGAGTTCTGTCG GAGCCTCCATCGACCTAGAGAAGACATCCCAGGACTATGAGGATGCGAACACTGCCTACTTCTGGAATCGCTTCAGCTTCTGGAACTACGCGCGACCGCCCACGGTTATCCTGGAG GGCCTCCAAGTTGATGACGAGACAGAGATCTTCTTGGGGAAATTTACCTTCAACGTGGAGAAATCTGAGATTCAGACTTTTCACCTACAG AATGACCCCCCAGCTGCCTTTCCCAAGGTGAAGATCCAGATTCTAAGCAACTGGGGCCACCCCCGTTTCACGTGCTTGTATCGAGTCCGAGCCCATGGTATTCGAACCTCAGAGGGGGCAGGGGACAGTGCCACAGGGGACGCCCATTAA